The DNA region GGTGGAGCTGCCCAGCGAGGCCGCCTTGGCCACCTGGATCGCCCATCGCTGCCATCGCACCCTGGCGCCGCTGTTCGCCCGGTTGCACCGCGTCAGCGGTGGCGCGGTCAGCGTCGCCGCGATGTGGCACACCGTGGGCACCGCGATCGTGGTCGCGGCCACCCAGGTGCCGCAGCTGGCCGGCTCGAGCGAGGTCGTCGGGATGCGACGCGGGCAGGCCGTATTGGACGCGCTGGTGGGCTTCGGGCTGCCGGTGCGCGGCCAGTCGGCGTTGCGGGGAACCGCGGCCGTTCAGCGCCGCCAGTTTCGCGACCTCGGTCGGCGGGAAGGTCTTGCGAAATTAGGGCAGCCTTGCCTATCCTGATCACCATGAGCTAACGGACCGCGCCGGAGTCCTGAGGGCTGCAGAGACCCCCGGTCCATCGAAGGCGAGCCCCGTGCCACTTGTGGCGCGGGGCTCGCCGCATTCCGGGACGGCACGGTGTAGACAAGAACGGTGCAACAATCACCCGCAGGGTTCCCGGACGGTTACGGGTCACCCTTTGACAACGAACTGGGCCTGGTCTTCACCGATGTCACGCCCGACGGAATCTCGGCGCAACTCGAGGTGAAGCCGACGCTGCTGCAACCGATGGGCATCGTGCACGGCGGGGTTTACTGCGCGATCGTCGAGTCCGTCGCGAGCACCTCGGCGTTCGTGTGGCTGGCCGAACACGGCGGCGGCAACGTCGTCGGCGTCAACAACAACACCGACTTCCTGCGCGCCATCTCCGCGGGCACGGTCTACGCGGAATCCGAACCGCTGCACCGGGGCCGACGTCAGCAGCTGTGGATCGTGACCATCCGCGACGAAAAAGACCGGGTGGTCGCGCGCGGTCAGGTCCGGTTGCAGAACCTCGACGGCTGACGCGTGCGTGCTGCCGGATGCGTTCGGCCGTGGCAGTATTCCCCGTTATGCGCCTGACACCGCATGAGCAAGACCGACTGCTGCTGTCGTATGCCGCCGAGCTGGCGCGCCGGCGCCGGGCCCGCGGCCTCAAGCTCAACCATCCGGAGGCGGTCGCGGTCATCACCGACCATCTGCTCGAAGGTGCCCGCGACGGCCGCACCGTCGCCGAGTTGATGGTCAGCGGCACCGAGGTGCTCACCCGCGACGACGTCATGGCGGGAATTCCGGAGATGCTGCAGGATGTGCAGGTCGAGGCGACGTTCCCGGACGGCACCAAACTGGTGACCGTCCACCACCCGATCACATGATCCCGGGGGAGATCCTGCTCGCGGCCGGCGGCGTCGAGATCAACGCCGGCGCCCGGCGACTCGAACTCGACATCGTCAACACCGGCGACCGCCCCATTCAGGTGGGCAGCCATGTGCATCTGCCCCAGGCGAATTCGGCGCTGTCGTTCGATCGCGACGCCGCCCGCGGCTTCCGCTTCGACATCGCCGCCGGCACCGCGGTGCGCTTTGAGCCCGGCGTGAC from Mycolicibacterium sp. MU0053 includes:
- a CDS encoding PaaI family thioesterase, whose amino-acid sequence is MQQSPAGFPDGYGSPFDNELGLVFTDVTPDGISAQLEVKPTLLQPMGIVHGGVYCAIVESVASTSAFVWLAEHGGGNVVGVNNNTDFLRAISAGTVYAESEPLHRGRRQQLWIVTIRDEKDRVVARGQVRLQNLDG
- a CDS encoding urease subunit gamma; the protein is MRLTPHEQDRLLLSYAAELARRRRARGLKLNHPEAVAVITDHLLEGARDGRTVAELMVSGTEVLTRDDVMAGIPEMLQDVQVEATFPDGTKLVTVHHPIT
- a CDS encoding urease subunit beta translates to MIPGEILLAAGGVEINAGARRLELDIVNTGDRPIQVGSHVHLPQANSALSFDRDAARGFRFDIAAGTAVRFEPGVTRRVALVGLRGAREVHGLTLDPPGRLTGDG